TGCTCCCCCCTTGCAAATGGACAACCAAATGTTTTCAGGGAGTTTGCTGCGTGATGTTTTTGTTGAACaaaatctttctgctttgaATAAGCACATCTTTCCGTGTTTTTTGGGTACTGTGGTGACTTCTTCCGTAGCCTTTTCTTCTTGCATGTGAATGGTACGTGTTTGGGGAAACTTGTAACCGTTGTTGATCGCATATCATCTTCTTAAGGTTTGGGTTTTACTTTTCATGCTAcatgtattaaaagaaaaagacttgagaattaaaaatatatcaacCCTATGCATCTCAGATGTCATGTCTCTACCAGAGCTAAATGAGCCACCTGTGTTGCGGGCTTTCAACCGGCCCTCATTCACATTTAAGTTATTTCAGTGCTATTGCTCTTAATTTTGGTCGCAGATCCTCTATTGTTCTGATGCAAGtgtaatttttcctttctgtattttaacaaTTCTTTTACCGcttctcccccttttctttccctttccccttttcctttttcctctgtttttcttgtctttaaaCTCCAGCCGGCCGGGTAAGGCCAGTCCCTCCCGCCCCGAGAGCCCAAAACCACCATTTGACATGTAGGCTGCTCCCTCTGAGACTCTTTGCCTGCCTCTTAGCTGTTCTGTCCCGGAATGGTCTCACTCGAATGTCACACatggcttgttttgtttgtactttgtgacacacacgtatCGGATGTGACTGTAGTGAAactgtttggttgttttttctttcttcccggCTGCTTAAATGAGTATATTGTAGTAATGAGAAACATATCGTTACTGTTATAaatatctataaatatatatatatataagatgaaaaaaaaatctatatgtCCAGGTGTTTAAAGCCATTTGTGCTTCCATGTGGATTTTAGGAAATACTTAAgtagggaaaaaatatatatatacatatatatacacacacacatccaaaAAATTAACCAAATCCTGATGCTGAGTTCTTGAGCTGGTTGTTAAATTCTCTGCGGTGTGCAGTTGGGTTGTTGTATTACCCCGGCCCTGTGGGTGAACTGTCTCAGTGCTGGTAGTAGCTGTGATGCAGTTTGTGATCTACCTGTCACTCTTGTTTATTGGATGAAATAAACTATCATTTCTGTATAATGAAGGCCTCCATGGCTAGAATAAAACCATCTctttctcttgctctttctcTGGGTGATTTTCAAGCTGTGTTTAATTTATAACCTAATCTTTTCATCCTGTAGGGCTTAAAAAGCTGTTCATGCAAGCAGGTGCTGTCCCTGGTAGGGAAGGTGGAGCAGATGTGCatgggcagctgcagcagaaccAAACAGCTTGTGGGATGTGCAAGTTTAACTCCCTCCATTGCAAGGAAAATGCACGGAGGCACTTCAGTGACAACACAGCGAAGGTGGGAGTTTTGCACACAGAATTGCTTGGTTCTTAACAGGTATTTTTGCCCAGGTGTTGGTGGAACACACGAGCAGTGGCTGAATTGTGGTTTCTCTGTCAAGCAGTGGCTGAAGCGCAGTCTAACACGTGGCCAGCTCCTACTTGGAAGTTGCTTTTAGGCTGAAGTGGGATTTCTGCCCCAATATAAACGGGGTAAACCTGTTCCTACTGTTTCTGTGCCAAAACAGTGTGGTGGGTTATGGACCATGGTCACTCCTCACAGTGACAACCACATTTATTTGTAATTCCTGAATTTCACGCTGTTGTCCCAATGATTGCAACTGATTCCTTCAGCCCCTGTGCAGGGAGAGACCAGGAGCACCGGGCTTCCTGACTTAAATCACTGTGATATTGGTGCCTGATTTAGCCCTGAGCGATGTGCCTGTGGTACTTGTGGAATCTTTAATAGGCTGAAAATCACCAGGATCTGATTCATGGTAGATACTGGTGAGGGCTGAGTGAATGGAGCAGATCTCTGGTGCTTCCTTCCCGCGTGTATTCTGGTGATCTCTGTCTTGCCTGTTTCTATGGGTTGTAACTTGTGCAACTGAGGTAACAACCATCGCTTGCCCTACCctgtcctgttttttttctccttgcttggAACTGTTCCTTCTGTCCCTGGTGTTAGATATTCTTTAACAAccctatatatattttttcaagtaGGTTTTAGAGCATTATTTACAGAACTGGAAACCTCTAATCTGCTCCAGTTTGAAGCGATTGTGTGTCAGCTGAACAGCAGCTCCAGTAAAGGTGGGGTTAGGGAAACACTGGGTAAAAACTGATCTGATCCTGGACTCTAGATGTGAAACACCAGCCAAGAGAAATGTCTCAGGCTTGCCAGCAGCCTCTCTACAAGCAAACATTCCTGAAAGCAAAGCGATGCCAGGGcagatgtttttattaaataatttgtcTGTCACTTTTCTGGCCAAATTTCAAGGTGCTCTGTGCAGAAGAAATACATCTAGTCAGTGTCTATCTGAATGAGtttattcagaaagaaaatctgtaacAGTATTAAGTCACCTCTGCAACAGATCACAGACCTTCACTGGTCTTGTCTCCTTCACAGTACTAGAGCAGAACATCCAATAAATATTGTCCATTTATAATAATGCTCTGTATTAAATCATAGCCCTGCCACACTTAATTATGATACAGGTTTATGGTGTAAACCCTGGAAAAGGCTTAGTCTGTCTTCAAGGAATATACAGCATTTTACACTGATACACTATGTACACAAGCCCTGCGTCACTTGTGTTGTGCCAGTACCAGACAAGACGAATGCCATTCAGATGAATGGAGTTCAAAAACCAGCTTCCATCTTCCCTGGTGGGTTCCAGGAGAGCAGGGCTTGTTCTGTGAATGCTTTTTTCAGTTGTATATGGAAACATCAAGATGAACCgtataaaacaaaaccaaaacacacacttcATCTGCTTCGGTACAGAAGAAATGAGTAGTTTCTCTCCTTGTTGTTGACAACCCCCAAACTTGATGTTGTGTTCCTGCCTCTGGTTGCACAGCTGTGATGGTCAGATCCCTTAAACCTCCCTTGTGGTTCTCCTGAAAGCTCCATTGCTGACACCAACCACTGTAAGAACAGGCACTTCTTGCCTGAAATGCAAGTTTTGGCGCAGGATTTCCACATGCAGGTCACTGCACCACCTGTACACCCAAGGGATTTGCTACTTCACGGAAATTTAAGTGATGGAGAACTAGAACCCCCGGAGTCCAgaaattcaaaacaaagcatGTTTATTAAGTGGTTTCCTTTTACTTATTTctcccatttttttaaaataaataaaaccttcaGACACATACAAGTGAAACACATCCTTCAAAGTGCAGTTACAGTTCCATCCCACTCCCAAGAATCACATAAAGCTTTGTCAAGTAACCAAAAAGCCTCCAAAGGCCACCctcagtcccttccccagcaaCAAGAATAAACGGGGCTGTAGTGCTGCCCAGCTCAGCTGTTCACAACCAACAAGGCTGGTTTTGGATAAGGTAGCAAGAGTCAGGCTGCAGAACAAAGTGGGAAGTTTAAAGATACGTAGTATGAAATAAACCAAACCTGTTTAGAGTCCAAAGAGTCCGTTACCAGAATAAGTTAGTTACTTTGGGAGCCCTGGAAGGGAGCAGGCTGATGAGAGTCATAGCGATGGATCAGAACCACTGCTGGCAGCAAATCTGGGACAAGGGATTAAAGTCATTTTGCACAAAGTCATGAAATCACCTGGCCCAGGTGaagtgccagcagcagctgcctccccGGGTTAGTTCGAGTCTGCCTGCACTCCAAGCACACCAAGTaccagaagaaagaagagaaagggaggatGAGGTCTGATGCTCAAATTCCATCTGTGCAATCCGTCTTTCCTCatgtctttaaaaatctgttatgACCAAGGGCACTGAGCAGAGGTATGGGCACGTACGAGTCAGTTAAGTCTTTTCAGGCTTATAGAAAATTGCTGTAAATAAGACTTAGTGCCCCTTAAACTACCATGATTTTGACCTCATCGTTCTCATCAGCACGGTAGAAGAAGGGAATGCAGGGGTTTTCCAGCAGGGGGCCCAGCCTCTCCTGAGGGTTCTGCATTTCTCTGAGAAGCTgcattatttgcttttctgtgggGTCCACTTGGCTTGGCTGAGCAGCTTTACCGTCAATAGGGGAGAAACCGGATTGGTGAAGAACAGCAGCCTCTTGTTCTGCTTCATTGGATAAACTCACTTCTCGTAACCCTGCAAGGAACAGAGACAAGGCAGGCAGGTGACTCTTCCCATCCCCGCACAACAGCAAGACCTCCGATTCCTCTGTTGTACAGAACTTGTCCTGGCTGCGCTTACCTTCTCCATCTGTAGCATTCAGTTCAATGCGCCTCTCCACCGCAAGGACACTTTCATTCTGGGTTGCCAACAGTTCTGGGTTTTGAGCAGCTGCTACGTACTTGCTGTACCATTCATTTCTTTCCCTGACCAGACGCATCACTAAATCCTGTAGTTCCAGTAGTTTCACCTGCACCAAAGTAAAGGAAAGCCTATGAGCCACGCACACAAACAGAACATGACAGTTTGCAGTCACAAAATTAGCAAATTCAAAGTAAAGCTAGCAGAAGAACAACACATGAAGGTttgggctgtgccagtgcgCCCCTGGCCTGCCCTGCTTGGAGTACTAGAGAAAAGATTCCTTGCCTTCATCTCTTCCTTGTCCTGAGCCAGTCTGCTGATAtactcctccttctcctggtgCCGCTGTTTGAGGATAGCCCTTTGACTCTGGTACAATGCAATATATTCCCCTGGAATACAAGAGAAGCATCAGGAGTGTTAGCAAGATTGGGCTACACGCCTTACGGTGAGCACAGAACTATGTGGCATGAGGATCCAGCAAATGCAACCCTGGCCTGGAGATGTGGCTAGTTAGGTAGCAGTAGGAGACCTGAACTGCTTGGTAGCTGGAGGGCTCCAGCGCCAAAAGCTGTAGGAGACCTTCTGTTCCCCAAAGAATAATGCACTGAGCAAGCTTTAGCTTGTGCTGGTGTCGCCTGAACGTACCAATGGTGTCCGTCTCCCCAGACAGCTGTATGCAGCGATGTTCTAACTCTTCCAACCGTTCCTTCAGATCAGCCTTCTCACGCATCAGCTCTGTGAAACGGGACTGAACGCAAAAATTGGTATCAATCATCTGAACTGCTCATGTACAGAGACCACCTGTGTTAAACACATCACCCTCCACTGACACTGCTCTGAGCCCGGGGAACAAATCTTGCTGCCTTCACAACTTGTCTCCAATTCACTGCTAACAAGGAACAGAGGAGCAACCTAGAGAAGGTGTAAAAAGTCTTATCTGCATTTTGGGAAGCAGAAGGGCAGATAAACTGCTTTTTAACCTTCTCGTTGCTGGGACAGCGCAGCTCTGGTCATGCTCACCTCCAAGACTGCAGACCACCTGCTTCGTCccagcagggtcaggatattcagtctgtttttcagctatttctttagaaaaacacCCCAGCTCAGTGTCAGACCCTTATACTCAGAGTCTGTGACAGGGGTGGGCGGGGAGTTACTGCTGCAAGATTTACTGTGCCCAGGCACGCAGTGATAAGCTTTTTAGGAAGTACTTACTATTATGGAACATCTGCTACTTATTCCCCTACAATCTGTCTGTTAGTCTGACACTAGGTAAAGTCAGGCAGAGCAGCGGGActgaaaggagaggagattctTTGCTTACCTGTAGTTTCTCCATGGCAGTTTTCAAAGCCTCATGAACCTCCACTGGAACAGTATCCACAGTGGAACCTGGAAGGGACATGTGTCATTTACAGTTGCTCCTTGGGCACGATGCACTCACAGAACCTGTAGCTCTGTTTCAGGGAGACCAGTGCAGCTGGCCAAGGCGTGACCCCAAAGTCACACTGTCCCCAAACTGCACCAAAGTTTTACCTTCACCCAGCATGACATGATGTTGCTGCTCCTGCCTAAGAGCTGCTATTTGCTCCAGGAGGTTTCTGCACTGCAGCTTCTGAGCAGCCAGCTGCTGCCTCATGTCTTCTCGCTCCTTCTCCACTTGGGACATGGCGGATGTCAAGAACGCGACCTAGGAAGAATTCCAGAGTGTGCACATGAGTGCTGCTCCTGAGTGAAGCATGGTCAGTGGTGCATCTTGGGACAAAGTAACCGTTTACCCCATTTTCTATATGTTTGTTTAGAACTAAAACCAAAGGCTTCTCTGCCCATTAAGACTCACCATTTCTTCATGGCTTTCAAACTTCTCTGGGATCACAAATGAAGATTTTTGGATTTCTTCAGTCATTGTTTCACTTTCAACTCCGTCTCCTGTAAAAGGAGGAAGGTGAACAAAGAGGTAATACCCCAGAGAGCCCAGCTCCGTCTCCTCCCTggagctcagctgcagctgctcaccATCCAGTCGGTGCAAAATCCTGCCGTCCAGGTCTGCTGCCAACTGACTGATCTGGGCCTGCAGCTCCTTGTTCTCCTTAGCTACAGCTTCCAGACTTTCCTGcgagagagcagcagcagagcactgaaacCAGCACATGACAGACTGCAAACAATCACTACATCTTCAGGCACTAGCACcacgcacacaaaaaaaaacccagtgctTCTGCTCCAGACAAGCATCATTCACCTGTGTTGCACAGGATGTaatcacaaaatcatagaaCAGCCCAGCTTGGGGCTgttaaagatcatctggtccaacctttcacTTAATTAATACTTCAAGTAGTTAAGcacttttcctcccttctttccacttGTCTCTTTTTACTGTTACCTTGGTCTGCTGCAGCTCTTTCAGGTGCATTTCCACTGTCACCTTCCCCTGGACCTCCTCATGCTGTAGCCGATCCATGAGCTGTGTCTGCAGCAAGAACTGCTTGTGCAGCTCCTCCTTCTCGGCAGCCAGCTGCTGGTACGCCAGCACGTACTGCTGGAGGTGCCCGTAGTACTGGTCCCGCTGCTCCTGCAGACCCCgagcctcctgtgttttcaGTTCCAGCTGACACAACAAGATCGAACCATCACATCAAACCATTTCTGCCAGAAAAGCTGATCTGTGTGACACGATCCAAACTGTCAACTTTGCCCGAAAGCCACCAACTAGGCAGGCAGCCACCATCTGTCCCCACATGCTGGTCCCCCACATCAGACAGCAGACGATGGGGGAAGGCTCCCAGCTCGATCGTTACAATACCAATTTCCATCCTTCCCTCTAAGCTTGGAAAGTCGCCAGCAGTTTGCATCAACTGCTGTGTACCTGCCATGCCACCCCACCGGCTGTTCTTACCGTCTCTTTGAGCTCCCCCAGGTTCTCTTGCAGCTGCCCAAGCTTCTTGGCCAGCTCCTTCTTTACATGTTGCTCCGACTGTAGGGCACTTGTAACCTCCATGTTTTCATTTGTCTGCAAGACAAGTACCACTGTATAAGGAAATTGGCCCAACCAACGTTAATGTATACTCTCAATAAACCATGTTCATTCCCAATACATCAGGGTGCCATCCCTTGTTTTGGCCTGGGGTGTGACTAAAGGCCATAAATTGACCGTTCAGGACAGTAAATAACTTATAAAAACATTCAGAAGAtgggagaagagcaagggaagAGCCAAGGGAATCAGTGCTGGGACAGTGCCAAGAAGAGGCTGGCATGTCACACAGCCTGTCAGCTCCAAAGCAGATGGGGGGCATGAATAACCCAAACAttcaaaaacaagcaaatgagTTCAGAAAGGActaaagaaaaatctgcagCTAGACCATGTGTCAGTTTGCCAGGGCCCCAAACGGAAAGCTGTTACACTGGAAGAACAAGCAAGAGTAAGGACTCGGGTCCAGGACGGATAAcaaggacagcagcaggagagaagACTGCTGAGAACTTCTTCCTCACGGGCAAATACAGCGATCAGAAAACAGGTATCTTCAAGGGTAAGAGGGCAGGAAAAATACTTGGGGAAAGAAACAGGGAatgaggggggaaaagaaaCTGGACAAAGATATTGGTTCATCTGCCAGAGCACCTGAGGGAGTAAGGAATTAACAGGGAACCTCCTGGCGTGGCAATACGAATCACAGATGATGGAGCACCCGTGGCCTCAGAGGACAAGAGACATGCTTCTGCCAGTTTTTTATGTCTCTGCTACAAAAGGATTGCACCAAGAAGTGGGAAAAGAAGCTCGAAAGAGACATACCAGTTTGACAAACCCATTCTGCAGCTCAGCCAGCTGCTCCTTCAGCTCCCGATTTTGGCTCAGTGCCCTACTGATGGTGACCTTGTCACTCTGCATGTCCTCCAGGATCCGCTGTCTGTCCAAGGACTCCTCGTTGTAGCGCTGCACAGCCTTCTCGAGCTCCAGCAgccgctcctcctgctcccgGTTGAGGTGGCTCAGCTGCTCGTTGTCCCGGACCTGGGCCTGGTACTGCCCGTGCAATTGGTCCTTCTCTTGCTGCAGCCGCTGGATCTCTTCCTGCAGACTCAGCTCAGTTTCTGTGGGCCCTGCTGGTGGGGAAGGCTCGATATCCATGGGCTTAACTGCTGGGGAAGCGCAATCAAAAGCAGCTCAGTCAAAGGGCTAAATCACTGTGTAATACACAACACTATCACATACACAAACCACACCCCAACCTATAGGGCTCTGTGACCCAGAAGGTATCACCAGCTACAGTATCCAGCCTCACTGCGGGGTGTCGAGAGGAACGAAGGAGCAGAAGTACCCAAAACCAAGCACAGTGTCCTGCCATGTGCTGCTGACTCCCTCCCAGCCCTAGCGAGAGCACCCCACCTTCCCAAAGTCCGGGGCTGGAGAGCCTGACAGTGCAGTCAGGTGGGTGCTAAAGACACAACCAGTCTGCTGCTCAATTAGCTGCAGCAGCTCATTTGCTGTTTGTTAGGACAACAGGTTTCTTAGGGTCACCAAGCTCTCAGCTGCCTTCACGGCTTCAGAGCATCCAACCTACTTGCACCTCGTGTGCAGAAGTAACCAGCTGGTGCTCTGCAGCGCAAAGCCCCACTTTGGAAGCCCTACCTGATTTGCTCAGCAGCTCTGTAACATTGGCTTCCAGCTCCCGAATTTGGGCCATatgctgctccttctcctgtGCCATGGTGTGGACCTGCAAGGCCACACAAGTGAAAGTTACATAGTTACAGTGAGTTAACTCCTGCCTGTGTTTGTCAAAAGCAGGTGTGATACTGCCCCTGATGTTACCTGCTCAGACAGCAGCTGTACCCGCTGCTGCCAAATGCTCTGCTCCTCCTTCAGTTTCTCTACATACcgatctctctctgcctggagCTGGTGAAGTGACTCCGAGAGCTGTtcaaaacacaataaaacacAACATCATATTGGCCAAATAAATTTGGCTGTGACTGCTTAAGGGACAAAGGTTGAAGAAACCAGTGTTAATGCAAAGCTCAGGCTGCGTTCTTCTGCCACACAAGTCTCATTACAGAAGATTTGGGCCGTATCTCACACAACCTCTTACCTGAGCAATGTGGGTTTCCAGACTCGCCTTCTCCTCCAGTGCCATTTGCATCTGCTGGTTTGCATCCAGACTCCCTGCCTGGCTTGAGAACTGCCAACAAAAAGTCAAAAAGTTATGGCAAAATGCTAATACTCAATTTCTAAGTAGCCTTTCTCCTGATAGTAACCTGCCACATAGTCCATGTTGTAACTTTCTACAGTTTAAAGTGCTCAAACTCATGCTGAAgatgaatgaaacaaaaaaagcttaGATTTTAGTCCTATAAAACCTGCTGATCTGGGCAGCTCCCCCCTAACAATtctatatttactttttttttttttttttttaattaagaaaatgcaCTTTAATCAAATCGTTTGACTCAGAAACTTTGTGCATTTTCAGAGTCTGTATTGTACAGCCAGATCAGATGGTATAAAAACTTGTGACCTTAAAGACTGTCAAACATGTCAGGAATGTAAAGCCAAAGTCTGGAACATGTCAGTGGACTAAGTAGCAAGGCTGGTTCAGTGAGACACAGTGCTCTGGGCTCTATTTAAAGGGTAACTTAAGCCACTGccaggagggaagggggaagaaaaaaactaaaaaagcgcagttttttcccctcacaggTTCACCTGAACGCCAGACTTGCTCTCTGAACTAACAGCTGCCTTCACACGTTCCCTTTCTAACTGGCTGATTCTCTTGATTTTCCCCTGCTGACCTTCCAGTTGCCATTGTCCAATTCATCACCTTCTGCTGGGGTGAGTACAAACACCACCCCTGCTCAACTGGTTTCTCAATGAGACTGCACAAGAACCAAGTAACCAAAATGCTGAACAAACAGGAAGAGTCACCGTATTTTCATACTTTGTGTGTTCAGCCACCCTCTCACCTTCTATAACATGTTTCAGCAGACCAGTGTCACAATGTCTTTAAATGTACTGCTCCAACTCCTTAAAATACAGACTTTCTGTTCCTAGAGGCCTCACTGAAAGCCTTTTACTAAGAGGATGTCTTGATGGGATTTTGCGCCTTCCTTTAAGAGCAAGAGTTACGTTTTGCCCCCACTGTCAGAAGCGAAGTCTTAGATGGATCAGTGTGATCTGCCCTCTCATCCCAGCAGTATTATGGTTACCTGCTGAATCATCAGTTCTGCCATTTCCAGTTTCTTATGCAAATCCTCCATATCCAACTTCATAGCCGAATTCTGGGAAACTAGGGAATGGACCTTCTCTGACAGCTCCGagttctgctgctttatttCCTCGCTACTTTtgctaaaacaagcaaacaaaaaattcaaGTGGCATCACTATACGTACTATGGGTCTGCTGATGCCCACGTCATAAATTTACAATGTAGTGCATCATAGCAgctagaatcacagaaacatcaCATCTAGtgacttttgttttaattcaataTCCAACCTCCCAAGTCACCACCTGTGGTCTGTGTCCCTTGTTATGTTTTGTGGCTCTGCTGAGCACTGTTACTCTGCAGTAATACGCAGAATGGACTTACGTTCGTTTGTACAGTTCCAGTTTCAGGTTGTCTCGCTCCTTCACTAACTCTTTATTATGCTGGGGAGAAAGGAAATTATTGATTAATCTACAGACTTCAGCCAAACAAGTAAGATGttcaaaaaatacttcatttcacCTCTAGCAGATCAACTAAAGTGGAAAAGGCCATAACTTCGGCAAAATCCTCAGGACAGGTTTGCTTAGAACCTCCTGAATTTGCCAGGAATAAGTCTGCTCAGTCTTTTCAAATGTGATGCTACTAACTGAACGTGAGGTTATTTCTGCAAACTTCTGGATGAATATCAAGACTGAAGTGTCTGTTTGATGGAGAACTGCCTGGGACAAGGTCTCACTGAGGCTTCTGTCATGTGGAGCTGGCAAGACTAATGATGGAGGTGCCAGATCTGAAGGCAGCAACTGGACCATATAATTAGTGGTCACAGAAACCTGAATGAAGTTTGCCTTGATCATGGAGAATACAGGGCTTTACAAGGTTAATTAACAATTAACGAGGTTAATTTCTGCCTCTTCTCTAAGCAGGGACTGCAGACGTTGTAGTAGTGTAGTGACAGGCAAATAGCcaaaagcagagctgctggttAAGCATAAACAGAGGTGACTCTTACCTTCTCTGACTGCTTTTGCTGCATAGAGATGGAGGACAAAGTACGTTCTAGCTCCGACACCCTCTGGCGAGATGAATGCAGACGAGCAGCAAGGCTTTCAGCTTCTCCTGAACAAGTCAGAGCAGAATCAGTTGACGCCAGACCACAAATTACTTTTTGGAACTGGCTGAACAGAACTTTCGACTTCGTCAACAAGCTCTTAAGGCAGCACAGAGCTTTCTAAGTGAGACCTGGTTCCACTCCTGGCTCTACAGGTGAAtcaccagcagctctgagcagtAAAGCTCTCTGTAACTACTGTCCTCACTTTTAGAGGGAGATGATGAAACTTCCTTTGCAGAAGAACAGACAATGTGTTGtctggttggttttttttcctaatcgaGTCAATTGCTCAAACTTAATTCAGAACAAAAGGCTCAAGTAAAACCTACCTAAGCATGACAGCTGTGTgggagggagggcagagaaaagggaacaaagttttaaaagcATCAGAAGCAAGTCAGAAAGGAACTGTCTGGGGTAGACACCAGGCCCAAATGGGGCTGACAAGGCTTTAGTGATGCACAAAGAACCTCAACGGCCATGGGATCATCATGCTCCCATTTGGGGGCAGCGATGATGACAGAAGCAGTGACAGTGCCAAGTGTTGCTCAGCAGGGAGTCGGTGAGTGTTGTGAGCTGGCTGCCAGCAACCGTCACACCCGTGACTTCAAACCCACAGTTTAACCAGCAGCTTGAGCCGGAGCGCTCACAGTCCATTACCTGATTTCTGCCGCGCGGCTTGTTGAGTATGTCCAAGGGCTGTCTGCAACTCCGACTTCTCAGAGACTAGAATTCCAATAGTCTGAATATGAACctttgggaaaggaaaatcAGCTCAGCACAAAACTTCTTTGCTTGTAAATGCAACATCACTGATGCCACAAAGAGGATAATGCAGTAAAGGGAAAGAGCTCTTGCAGTTCAGTGCAGTCTGGCTGACTGACTCTCCCAGTCTTCTGAAGGAATGGACTCATGTGGCTTCCAGAATGAAGACTGTGAGTGGTCAGTAATCCAGAGAACAGCAGAAGCCAGGTGGCATTACTGTAACACAGCCTCTGCCTTACCTGTAGCTGTTCCCTCAGTGCTGCTTGCTCTTTAGAAAATTTCTGTTCAAActccttcttttcctgtatAAACAAATGACGCCTATTCAGCACAAAAATGTTAATAGTTAACCCTTGTTGGCTTACATCAGACTAAAAAAACAGTGATTCA
This region of Columba livia isolate bColLiv1 breed racing homer chromosome 19, bColLiv1.pat.W.v2, whole genome shotgun sequence genomic DNA includes:
- the GOLGA2 gene encoding golgin subfamily A member 2 isoform X6, which produces MADGSRQSRLAAAKKKLKEYQQKNNLGATAETKKKRKTKEGGRPDTPTSDDRQSPENIQNILKVLVSDLNRSNGVAIPPLDKRKAYFDSDVAPRNAEQLATDVPVLSNSNTLPSCGSVLPAPGSMQLTQAREDEDDHKNALDETRSFSSTESLRQLSEQLNGLVSQSTSYVNGESAVSSTNIKEMEKQQNQEVVNQLEKEKKEFEQKFSKEQAALREQLQVHIQTIGILVSEKSELQTALGHTQQAARQKSGEAESLAARLHSSRQRVSELERTLSSISMQQKQSEKHNKELVKERDNLKLELYKRTKSSEEIKQQNSELSEKVHSLVSQNSAMKLDMEDLHKKLEMAELMIQQFSSQAGSLDANQQMQMALEEKASLETHIAQLSESLHQLQAERDRYVEKLKEEQSIWQQRVQLLSEQVHTMAQEKEQHMAQIRELEANVTELLSKSAVKPMDIEPSPPAGPTETELSLQEEIQRLQQEKDQLHGQYQAQVRDNEQLSHLNREQEERLLELEKAVQRYNEESLDRQRILEDMQSDKVTISRALSQNRELKEQLAELQNGFVKLTNENMEVTSALQSEQHVKKELAKKLGQLQENLGELKETLELKTQEARGLQEQRDQYYGHLQQYVLAYQQLAAEKEELHKQFLLQTQLMDRLQHEEVQGKVTVEMHLKELQQTKESLEAVAKENKELQAQISQLAADLDGRILHRLDGDGVESETMTEEIQKSSFVIPEKFESHEEMVAFLTSAMSQVEKEREDMRQQLAAQKLQCRNLLEQIAALRQEQQHHVMLGEGSTVDTVPVEVHEALKTAMEKLQSRFTELMREKADLKERLEELEHRCIQLSGETDTIGEYIALYQSQRAILKQRHQEKEEYISRLAQDKEEMKVKLLELQDLVMRLVRERNEWYSKYVAAAQNPELLATQNESVLAVERRIELNATDGEGLREVSLSNEAEQEAAVLHQSGFSPIDGKAAQPSQVDPTEKQIMQLLREMQNPQERLGPLLENPCIPFFYRADENDEVKIMVV
- the GOLGA2 gene encoding golgin subfamily A member 2 isoform X3, yielding MADGSRQSRLAAAKKKLKEYQQKNNLGATAETKKKRKTKEGGRPDTPTSDDRQSPENIQNILKVLVSDLNRSNGVAIPPLDKRKAYFDSDVAPRNAEQLATDVPVLSNSNTLPSCGSVLPAPGSMQLTQAREDEDDHKNALDETRSFSSTESLRQLSEQLNGLVSQSTSYVNGESAVSSTNIKEMETRYQELAVALDSSNLTNKQLVTKIEELKQQNQEVVNQLEKVHIQTIGILVSEKSELQTALGHTQQAARQKSGEAESLAARLHSSRQRVSELERTLSSISMQQKQSEKHNKELVKERDNLKLELYKRTKSSEEIKQQNSELSEKVHSLVSQNSAMKLDMEDLHKKLEMAELMIQQFSSQAGSLDANQQMQMALEEKASLETHIAQLSESLHQLQAERDRYVEKLKEEQSIWQQRVQLLSEQVHTMAQEKEQHMAQIRELEANVTELLSKSAVKPMDIEPSPPAGPTETELSLQEEIQRLQQEKDQLHGQYQAQVRDNEQLSHLNREQEERLLELEKAVQRYNEESLDRQRILEDMQSDKVTISRALSQNRELKEQLAELQNGFVKLTNENMEVTSALQSEQHVKKELAKKLGQLQENLGELKETLELKTQEARGLQEQRDQYYGHLQQYVLAYQQLAAEKEELHKQFLLQTQLMDRLQHEEVQGKVTVEMHLKELQQTKESLEAVAKENKELQAQISQLAADLDGRILHRLDGDGVESETMTEEIQKSSFVIPEKFESHEEMVAFLTSAMSQVEKEREDMRQQLAAQKLQCRNLLEQIAALRQEQQHHVMLGEGSTVDTVPVEVHEALKTAMEKLQSRFTELMREKADLKERLEELEHRCIQLSGETDTIGEYIALYQSQRAILKQRHQEKEEYISRLAQDKEEMKVKLLELQDLVMRLVRERNEWYSKYVAAAQNPELLATQNESVLAVERRIELNATDGEGLREVSLSNEAEQEAAVLHQSGFSPIDGKAAQPSQVDPTEKQIMQLLREMQNPQERLGPLLENPCIPFFYRADENDEVKIMVV